Proteins found in one Misgurnus anguillicaudatus chromosome 3, ASM2758022v2, whole genome shotgun sequence genomic segment:
- the LOC129444836 gene encoding interleukin-8 yields MYCNIFVVSIIVFVAVLGIGEGKSPEGVDQRCRCIKTESRRMGKLIEKIELFPPNSHCKDTEIIATLKKTKQKICLDPAATWVKKVIEKIMAKKSPTNHQRVRAR; encoded by the exons ATGTACTGCAACATTTTTGTCGTATCCATTattgtctttgtggcagttctGGGCATTGGTGAAG gaaagaGCCCTGAGGGAGTAGATCAACGCTGTCGGTGCATTAAAACAGAAAGTCGACGCATGGGCAAACTCATAGAGAAGATTGAACTCTTTCCACCCAACTCCCACTGCAAAGACACAGAGATTAT TGCCACCCTAAAAAAAACTAAGCAGAAGATCTGTCTGGACCCAGCTGCCACTTGGGTTAAGAAAGTAATCGAGAAGATCATGGCCAA AAAATCACCAACAAACCATCAGCGCGTCAGGGCACGTTAG